The proteins below come from a single Tachysurus fulvidraco isolate hzauxx_2018 chromosome 13, HZAU_PFXX_2.0, whole genome shotgun sequence genomic window:
- the LOC113650755 gene encoding galectin-4-like isoform X1, with protein sequence MAFVAPPGYQPLYNPTIPYVGPISGGLRAGMSIYIQGKIQHHINRFHVNLQCGEFDGCDIAFHFNPRFDLWDKVIFNTFQNGAWEGEEKVKKMPFRKGEHFELVIVVNSEGYQVKVNGKEFHLFQHRMPLDRVCAIEIGGDVSIDTINLIGGMQGMGGGYPGGGMGGMGGGNMGYPGGNLPVMGLQPIFNPVIPYSDMIPGGMVSKRTIIIRGMVPYQADRFWINFLVGGSRNIAFHINPRIREGLVVRNCQIDGSWGDEETDLNFNPFQEGQYFEISIRCSEEKFKVYANGQHMCNFHHRLRPYNQINMLEVGGDVQLSYIHY encoded by the exons ATGGCTTTTGTAGCACCACCAGGCTACCAGCCTTTGTATAATCCA acTATCCCATATGTAGGTCCTATCAGTGGTGGACTTAGAGCAGGAATGTCCATCTATATCCAGGGAAAGATTCAACATCATATTAACAG GTTTCATGTGAATCTGCAGTGTGGTGAATTTGACGGATGTGACATCGCTTTTCATTTTAACCCTCGTTTTGACCTCTGGGACAAAGTGATCTTCAACACTTTCCAGAATGGAGCATGGGAAGGAGAGGAGAAAGTCAAAAAGATGCCGTTCCGCAAGGGAGAGCATTTCGAGTTGGTCATTGTCGTCAACTCGGAGGGCTATCAG GTGAAAGTGAATGGCAAAGAATTTCACCTATTTCAGCACAGAATGCCTCTCGATCGAGTGTGTGCCATAGAGATTGGCGGAGATGTGTCCATTGACACTATCAACCTCATTGGG GGCATGCAAGGCATGGGG GGAGGTTATCCAGGAGGTGGAATGGGTGGCATGGGG GGAGGAAACATGGGATATCCAGGAGGGAATCTTCCA GTAATGGGATTGCAGCCTATCTTCAACCCT GTCATTCCCTATTCAGATATGATCCCTGGTGGAATGGTATCCAAGAGGACCATTATCATTAGAGGCATGGTGCCTTATCAAGCTGACAG GTTTTGGATTAATTTTCTAGTCGGCGGCTCACGAAACATTGCCTTTCACATCAACCCTCGAATTAGAGAAGGACTGGTAGTCCGTAACTGCCAGATTGATGGCTCCTGGGGTGATGAAGAAACTGATCTCAACTTCAACCCCTTTCAGGAGGGACAGTACTTTGAG ATCTCCATTCGCTGTTCTGAAGAGAAGTTTAAGGTGTATGCAAACGGGCAGCACATGTGCAATTTCCACCACCGCCTCCGGCCTTACAATCAGATCAACATGCTGGAGGTTGGAGGAGACGTCCAGCTCTCATACATCCATTACTGA
- the LOC113650755 gene encoding galectin-4-like isoform X2: protein MAFVAPPGYQPLYNPTIPYVGPISGGLRAGMSIYIQGKIQHHINRFHVNLQCGEFDGCDIAFHFNPRFDLWDKVIFNTFQNGAWEGEEKVKKMPFRKGEHFELVIVVNSEGYQVKVNGKEFHLFQHRMPLDRVCAIEIGGDVSIDTINLIGGMQGMGGGNMGYPGGNLPVMGLQPIFNPVIPYSDMIPGGMVSKRTIIIRGMVPYQADRFWINFLVGGSRNIAFHINPRIREGLVVRNCQIDGSWGDEETDLNFNPFQEGQYFEISIRCSEEKFKVYANGQHMCNFHHRLRPYNQINMLEVGGDVQLSYIHY from the exons ATGGCTTTTGTAGCACCACCAGGCTACCAGCCTTTGTATAATCCA acTATCCCATATGTAGGTCCTATCAGTGGTGGACTTAGAGCAGGAATGTCCATCTATATCCAGGGAAAGATTCAACATCATATTAACAG GTTTCATGTGAATCTGCAGTGTGGTGAATTTGACGGATGTGACATCGCTTTTCATTTTAACCCTCGTTTTGACCTCTGGGACAAAGTGATCTTCAACACTTTCCAGAATGGAGCATGGGAAGGAGAGGAGAAAGTCAAAAAGATGCCGTTCCGCAAGGGAGAGCATTTCGAGTTGGTCATTGTCGTCAACTCGGAGGGCTATCAG GTGAAAGTGAATGGCAAAGAATTTCACCTATTTCAGCACAGAATGCCTCTCGATCGAGTGTGTGCCATAGAGATTGGCGGAGATGTGTCCATTGACACTATCAACCTCATTGGG GGCATGCAAGGCATGGGG GGAGGAAACATGGGATATCCAGGAGGGAATCTTCCA GTAATGGGATTGCAGCCTATCTTCAACCCT GTCATTCCCTATTCAGATATGATCCCTGGTGGAATGGTATCCAAGAGGACCATTATCATTAGAGGCATGGTGCCTTATCAAGCTGACAG GTTTTGGATTAATTTTCTAGTCGGCGGCTCACGAAACATTGCCTTTCACATCAACCCTCGAATTAGAGAAGGACTGGTAGTCCGTAACTGCCAGATTGATGGCTCCTGGGGTGATGAAGAAACTGATCTCAACTTCAACCCCTTTCAGGAGGGACAGTACTTTGAG ATCTCCATTCGCTGTTCTGAAGAGAAGTTTAAGGTGTATGCAAACGGGCAGCACATGTGCAATTTCCACCACCGCCTCCGGCCTTACAATCAGATCAACATGCTGGAGGTTGGAGGAGACGTCCAGCTCTCATACATCCATTACTGA